A genome region from Candidatus Manganitrophaceae bacterium includes the following:
- a CDS encoding response regulator, with product MSAACPKCQSELPLDPSSFNKDGTTSCPACQATLKVEISIEVIDALKNASDPGDGAAMPIDALSDGQRKVLLCIDGEGTRELIKEILVEPQFSVLDVPTGKEAFSSIRQHRPAITLIDMGLSEIVGTELCSEIKNDPELRETAVILVASMYDRSTNRPASDSLLGADAYIDRSLIQKRLLDKVENLFVREEAVDDEEKTPANAMEEDVSFVAVAEATPAEESDQASGVEAPEAAAAAEVEESAEQKDAKRLARIIVSDIALYNPKKVDEGIQDDTFFELLKEEIEEGKEHYLSRVSETLSQPSAYLDEAFKDYINKRKSSS from the coding sequence ATGAGTGCAGCCTGTCCGAAATGCCAATCAGAGTTACCGTTGGATCCCAGTTCGTTTAATAAGGATGGGACGACTTCATGTCCTGCCTGTCAAGCCACATTAAAAGTAGAAATAAGCATTGAGGTCATTGATGCACTTAAGAATGCGTCTGACCCGGGTGATGGGGCGGCCATGCCGATTGATGCGTTATCCGACGGTCAAAGAAAGGTTCTTCTTTGCATTGATGGAGAGGGGACCCGGGAGTTGATTAAGGAGATCCTGGTCGAACCCCAGTTTTCCGTACTCGATGTCCCTACCGGGAAAGAGGCCTTCTCATCAATTCGACAGCATCGACCGGCGATTACCTTGATCGATATGGGCCTTTCTGAGATCGTGGGGACAGAACTGTGTTCAGAAATCAAGAATGACCCTGAATTGCGGGAAACGGCAGTCATTCTCGTGGCTTCCATGTATGACAGGTCAACGAATCGTCCTGCCTCGGATTCTCTGTTGGGGGCGGATGCTTATATCGATCGCAGTCTGATCCAGAAAAGACTCCTTGATAAGGTTGAGAATCTGTTCGTGAGGGAAGAGGCGGTTGATGATGAAGAAAAGACCCCTGCAAACGCAATGGAAGAGGACGTCTCTTTTGTTGCAGTTGCAGAGGCGACTCCTGCCGAAGAATCAGATCAGGCTTCCGGGGTTGAAGCCCCGGAAGCGGCTGCGGCAGCTGAGGTAGAAGAATCAGCAGAGCAAAAGGATGCAAAGCGCCTTGCCCGAATCATCGTGTCCGATATTGCGCTTTACAATCCAAAGAAGGTTGATGAAGGTATTCAAGATGATACATTCTTTGAACTTCTCAAAGAGGAGATTGAGGAAGGGAAGGAACACTATCTTTCAAGGGTTTCAGAAACGCTTTCTCAGCCGAGCGCCTATCTGGATGAGGCATTCAAGGACTATATTAATAAAAGAAAATCGTCGTCCTGA
- the mutS gene encoding DNA mismatch repair protein MutS, whose amino-acid sequence MGTSTPLMNQYLEIKKGHPEAILFFRVGDFYEMFLDDAVTASKILQITLTSRDKNNANPIPLCGIPYHAASGYIAKLIRSGSSVAICEQIEDPATAKGLVKREVVRVITPGTVIEPELLSAKENNYVAALKWNFRSPLSHKTRIGLACLDLSTGDFRMLPSCAGWGEIKGELLKIGPKEILVPSSDPEKQALGKETLVGLLQKTWTIRQASPEFFNPAEAEETLRKHFQIHSVHSLGEDRFSLTAAGALLSHLQETQKIALENIVSLRPIPSEKLMRIHPLAIRHLDLVPLTRDKTEGTLLHLLDQTMTAMGGRLLKDWILHPLLQPKQINQRLDALSYFFEDVSLRTELRKRLQKVADIERLIGRISLKAAHPRDLIALKESTRRLPEIQKELTQPRDFHSPKQQPALIAEMIASWDNLDEVFLLIEQTIVPQPPLSLKEGGIIKEGYSEELDTLRLFQKEGRSMLTEIEKRERRRTGIETLKVRYNRVFGYYIEVSKAQLSKVPLDYIRKQTLTHAERFITEELKEIEEKLTGATEKIKSLESEAFEVVRWKLSKQVARIQEMGKKLALLDLLSNLSEIAHQNNYCRPEVNDDLTIRILEGRHPVLEQGAGLNALGDKQPFIPNDTLIAPPSQRMLILTGPNMAGKSTYMRQIALIVLMAQMGSFVPAKEAAIGVADQIFTRVGAQDAITEGMSTFMVEMTEMAQILLYASDKSLILLDEIGRGTSTYDGMSIAWAIAEYVHSDQLGARTLFATHYHELTGLADLHDGIRNYHILVREWNDEILFLRKMVPGGADKSYGIQVGRLAGLPPEIIRRAKEVLKELEEKSWDAPIHAHLPQQPDLFSPAPQSEKRPLTHPVVEALREIDAMNMTPIQAIQILADLSIQAKQVKEE is encoded by the coding sequence ATGGGCACTTCCACCCCTTTAATGAATCAGTACCTGGAGATTAAAAAGGGTCATCCAGAGGCCATTCTTTTCTTTCGTGTCGGAGATTTTTATGAGATGTTTCTCGACGACGCCGTCACTGCCTCCAAAATTCTTCAGATCACATTGACCTCCCGCGATAAGAACAACGCCAATCCTATCCCCCTTTGCGGTATTCCCTACCATGCCGCCTCCGGCTATATCGCCAAGTTGATCCGGTCCGGGTCCTCTGTCGCCATCTGTGAACAAATTGAAGATCCAGCCACCGCCAAAGGGCTGGTAAAACGCGAAGTTGTTCGCGTCATTACCCCCGGAACGGTCATAGAACCTGAGCTTCTCTCCGCGAAAGAGAACAACTATGTGGCCGCGCTCAAGTGGAATTTCAGATCACCGCTCTCCCATAAAACCCGGATTGGCCTGGCCTGCCTCGACCTGTCCACGGGTGATTTTAGAATGCTCCCCTCCTGCGCAGGCTGGGGCGAAATTAAAGGAGAGTTGCTGAAGATCGGACCGAAAGAGATTCTCGTTCCATCAAGTGATCCGGAAAAACAAGCCCTCGGAAAAGAGACCCTGGTGGGCCTCCTTCAAAAAACCTGGACCATTCGCCAGGCTTCTCCGGAATTCTTCAACCCGGCAGAGGCGGAAGAAACCTTAAGAAAACACTTTCAAATCCATTCAGTCCATTCACTTGGGGAAGATCGCTTCAGCCTGACTGCCGCAGGAGCCCTTCTATCCCATCTACAGGAAACACAAAAGATCGCCCTCGAGAATATTGTCTCACTTCGGCCAATCCCCTCGGAAAAACTGATGCGGATTCATCCCCTGGCCATCCGGCATCTCGATCTGGTTCCGCTGACTCGCGACAAGACCGAAGGAACACTCCTGCATCTTCTGGATCAAACGATGACTGCCATGGGGGGACGTCTCTTGAAAGACTGGATTCTTCACCCCCTGCTCCAACCGAAACAGATCAATCAGCGCCTTGACGCCCTCAGCTATTTTTTTGAGGATGTTTCTCTTCGGACAGAACTTCGAAAGCGACTCCAGAAGGTTGCAGATATTGAGCGCCTCATCGGACGAATCAGTCTAAAGGCAGCCCATCCGCGCGACCTCATCGCCCTGAAGGAATCGACCCGACGCCTTCCAGAAATTCAGAAAGAACTCACACAACCGCGGGATTTCCATTCTCCAAAACAACAACCCGCGCTCATCGCTGAGATGATCGCCTCCTGGGACAATCTGGATGAGGTCTTCCTCTTGATTGAACAGACCATCGTCCCCCAACCGCCACTCTCTCTCAAGGAAGGGGGCATTATTAAAGAGGGCTATTCTGAAGAACTGGACACGCTTCGCCTTTTTCAAAAAGAAGGCCGATCGATGCTGACGGAGATTGAAAAGAGAGAGCGAAGACGGACCGGAATCGAAACACTCAAGGTTCGCTATAATCGGGTCTTCGGCTACTATATCGAGGTCAGCAAAGCGCAACTGTCCAAGGTCCCCCTGGACTACATACGTAAGCAGACACTGACCCACGCAGAACGCTTTATTACTGAGGAGTTGAAAGAGATTGAGGAAAAACTGACCGGCGCGACGGAAAAGATCAAGTCCCTAGAAAGTGAGGCCTTTGAAGTGGTTCGCTGGAAACTCTCTAAGCAGGTCGCCCGAATTCAGGAGATGGGGAAGAAACTCGCGCTGCTTGATCTTCTGAGTAACCTCTCCGAAATCGCCCATCAGAATAATTACTGCCGGCCCGAGGTCAACGATGACCTGACGATACGGATCCTAGAAGGAAGACATCCTGTGCTGGAACAGGGGGCGGGACTCAATGCCCTGGGCGACAAACAGCCCTTTATCCCGAACGACACCCTCATTGCACCGCCATCGCAGCGAATGCTCATCCTGACTGGCCCCAATATGGCCGGAAAATCAACTTATATGCGGCAGATCGCCCTGATCGTCCTCATGGCACAAATGGGAAGTTTTGTCCCCGCAAAAGAAGCAGCCATTGGGGTGGCTGATCAAATCTTTACCCGTGTCGGGGCACAAGATGCCATCACAGAAGGCATGAGTACCTTCATGGTGGAGATGACAGAGATGGCACAGATCCTTCTCTACGCAAGCGATAAAAGCCTCATTCTCTTAGACGAGATCGGACGCGGAACAAGTACTTACGACGGGATGAGTATCGCATGGGCGATTGCGGAGTATGTCCATTCCGACCAGCTCGGAGCGCGGACCCTTTTTGCCACACACTACCACGAGTTGACCGGACTGGCCGACCTGCATGACGGGATACGCAATTATCACATCCTCGTCCGGGAATGGAACGATGAAATCCTTTTCCTCAGAAAGATGGTTCCAGGTGGCGCAGACAAAAGCTACGGAATTCAGGTCGGACGATTGGCTGGCCTCCCTCCCGAAATTATCCGCCGGGCCAAGGAGGTCTTGAAGGAACTGGAAGAAAAATCCTGGGACGCCCCGATCCATGCCCACCTACCACAACAGCCCGACCTCTTCTCCCCTGCACCTCAATCCGAAAAAAGACCGCTCACGCACCCCGTCGTCGAGGCGCTCCGGGAGATTGACGCAATGAACATGACCCCGATACAGGCGATTCAAATCCTCGCTGATCTTTCCATCCAGGCGAAACAGGTGAAAGAAGAGTAA
- a CDS encoding amidophosphoribosyltransferase, giving the protein MDESHLDKLHEECAIVGIYGHPEAGNLAYLGLYALQHRGQEASGIVSTDGKVFYQEKGTGLVADIFSQDRLKRLKGSAAIGHNRYSTTGESLLENVQPILVNYALGTLSMVHNGNLINANFLRDELEAYGAIFQSTMDSEVIIHLIAHSRQRRLVDRITETLRRVRGAYSLIFLSEEGMVGVRDPYGVRPLALGKMKDGYVLASETCAFDLIEAEYIRDVEPGEIIRINNQEITSVKPFDSAPNAQCVFEYVYFSRPDSRIFNRGVYAIRKRLGKELAAESHVNADLVVPVPDSGVPAALGYAEASQIHYDIGLIRNHYVGRTFIEPQQSIRHFGVKIKLNAVQEVLEGKRVVVVDDSLVRGTTSRKIVKMIRAAGAKEIHMRISSPPIVSPCFYGIDTPTRQELVASSHDLEEIRKYITADSLSYLSMEGMFRAVYNSESGENKHFCTACFTENYPIPFTGQELIQLGLFEKEEGA; this is encoded by the coding sequence ATGGATGAATCACATCTCGATAAGCTCCACGAAGAGTGCGCCATCGTTGGCATTTACGGCCATCCGGAGGCCGGAAATCTGGCCTATCTCGGCCTTTATGCCTTGCAGCATCGTGGGCAGGAGGCGAGTGGGATCGTGTCTACCGATGGAAAGGTCTTTTATCAAGAAAAGGGGACCGGACTAGTTGCCGATATCTTCTCACAGGACCGTCTGAAACGACTCAAGGGCAGCGCGGCAATTGGGCACAATCGTTATTCGACAACCGGGGAATCCCTCCTGGAAAATGTTCAACCCATCCTGGTCAATTACGCCTTGGGGACCCTTTCGATGGTTCACAACGGTAATCTGATCAACGCTAATTTTTTACGGGATGAGTTGGAGGCCTATGGCGCAATTTTCCAATCGACGATGGACAGCGAGGTCATTATTCACCTCATTGCCCATTCGAGACAGAGACGGCTTGTCGATCGCATTACTGAGACCCTGAGGCGTGTCAGGGGAGCATATTCTCTCATCTTTCTTTCCGAAGAAGGCATGGTGGGTGTTCGTGATCCCTACGGTGTCCGTCCCCTTGCCCTTGGGAAGATGAAAGACGGATATGTCCTTGCCTCTGAAACCTGTGCCTTTGATCTGATTGAAGCCGAGTACATTCGTGATGTTGAACCGGGAGAGATTATCCGGATTAATAATCAGGAAATCACCTCGGTGAAGCCTTTTGACTCGGCGCCCAACGCGCAATGTGTTTTTGAATATGTCTATTTCTCAAGACCGGACAGTCGTATTTTCAACCGGGGTGTTTATGCAATTCGAAAACGTCTGGGAAAGGAGTTGGCTGCCGAGAGTCATGTGAATGCCGATCTCGTGGTTCCGGTGCCGGATTCGGGTGTTCCGGCGGCCCTGGGGTATGCCGAGGCCTCCCAGATTCATTATGACATCGGCCTGATTCGTAACCACTATGTGGGAAGGACCTTTATTGAGCCGCAACAATCGATTCGCCACTTCGGCGTTAAGATTAAATTGAATGCGGTGCAGGAGGTTCTGGAGGGGAAGCGTGTTGTCGTTGTGGATGATTCACTTGTTCGGGGGACCACCAGCCGGAAGATTGTCAAAATGATACGGGCGGCGGGAGCAAAGGAGATCCATATGCGGATCAGTTCACCTCCAATTGTTTCTCCCTGTTTTTATGGAATTGATACACCCACACGTCAGGAACTGGTTGCGTCCAGCCATGATCTGGAGGAGATCCGCAAGTATATCACGGCCGACAGTCTGTCCTATCTTTCAATGGAGGGGATGTTTCGGGCTGTTTACAATTCTGAATCGGGTGAAAACAAGCATTTTTGTACGGCCTGTTTTACAGAAAATTATCCGATTCCCTTTACCGGACAAGAGCTTATTCAGTTGGGGCTTTTCGAAAAGGAAGAAGGCGCGTAG
- a CDS encoding GAF domain-containing protein, whose translation MEKRGGDFSKKAEKFLRVFKKGEEFAQDLLKENERLRLKVIELEEERDDMAAFAEGKDLEQLQRRLSEVEDEKTRLVNRFKEVGEEDKKFALRYIEVEEENNSLANLYVASHQLHASLDFHEVIQTINDILINLIGAEKFAIFLLDENAPVLSKVSSEGLEEEMLKVSLGEGIIGETVKSGEHYFKMDLSDLSVKDSLHPIAAVSLKIEDRAIGVVVIFSLLDQKKAKFSQMDEELLIMLAGHATTAIFSAKLYAASEKKLSTMQGFIDLLKHDKEG comes from the coding sequence ATGGAAAAAAGGGGAGGTGATTTTTCCAAAAAAGCCGAAAAGTTCCTTAGGGTATTCAAAAAGGGGGAAGAGTTTGCCCAGGACTTGCTCAAGGAAAATGAAAGGCTCCGTCTCAAGGTCATTGAGCTTGAGGAAGAGCGGGATGATATGGCGGCATTTGCAGAGGGTAAAGACCTTGAGCAACTCCAGAGGCGGCTTTCAGAGGTGGAGGACGAAAAGACACGCCTGGTGAATCGGTTTAAGGAGGTCGGAGAAGAGGATAAGAAGTTTGCGTTACGTTATATTGAGGTCGAGGAAGAAAATAACAGCTTGGCCAACCTTTATGTGGCGAGCCACCAGCTTCACGCTTCACTCGATTTCCATGAGGTGATACAGACGATCAATGATATTCTGATTAATTTGATTGGTGCAGAGAAGTTTGCGATTTTTTTGCTCGATGAGAATGCCCCGGTCCTTTCCAAGGTCTCTTCAGAGGGTCTGGAGGAGGAGATGTTGAAGGTTTCCCTGGGGGAGGGGATTATCGGAGAGACCGTGAAGAGTGGCGAGCACTATTTTAAAATGGATTTAAGCGATCTCAGCGTCAAGGACTCCCTACATCCAATTGCGGCTGTTTCTCTTAAAATTGAGGACCGTGCCATCGGTGTGGTCGTCATCTTTTCTTTATTAGACCAGAAAAAGGCCAAGTTCTCGCAAATGGACGAAGAACTTCTCATCATGCTTGCGGGGCATGCAACAACGGCCATTTTCAGCGCAAAACTTTATGCGGCATCTGAAAAAAAATTATCGACCATGCAGGGTTTTATAGATCTGCTCAAACACGATAAAGAGGGATAA
- the purL gene encoding phosphoribosylformylglycinamidine synthase subunit PurL, producing MKTPDQKTAPSHPLTDEELQKVKTLLGREPNQTELAIFSVMWSEHCSYKSSKVHLKRFPTEGEAVLHGPGENAGVVDIGEGWVAVFKIESHNHPSFIEPYQGAATGVGGILRDIFTMGARPIALLNSLRFGPLENPKNRYLLEHVVAGIAGYGNCIGVPTVGGEICFNEIYSKNPLVNVFCLGIAKREDIVTAAAGGVGNPLIYVGSRTGRDGIHGATMASAELTQSAEKRHTVQVGDPFTEKLLLEACLELMKKEWVVGIQDMGAAGLTSSAAEMADRGEVGLDIDVSHVPRREEGMTPEEVMISESQERMLLVVRKGKETEVAEIFEKWDLDMSVIGQVTEDRFLTIREGDRVVARIPVAALTAEAPVYNRPIMQPRFQEFIQSLNMDAIQEPKSYSDALLALLDSPALASKEWVYQQYDHMVRTNTVIGPGAGAAVIRLKGSNRALAMTVDGNSGYCLLNPYYGGAIAVAEAARNLVCVGAKPIALSDCLNFGNPERPETMWHFAAVIEGMSDACKNFNVPVISGNVSFYNESKDLGIYPTPVVGMVGLIEDVRTVLTAGFKVPDEKIVLIGETLDELGGSEYLKVLHSQERGYPPMLHFDKEKGLHDLILKAAGENLLSSAHDCSEGGLAVALAESCLLSPISVGAIIRLEPVSIRMDAYLFSESQSRVIVTVKKEDLPRLQELIAEMSLSASVLGLTGGSALDIQGEGFSGSVIHLPLEKMREVHSKGLKKFFQDVENG from the coding sequence ATGAAAACTCCTGATCAGAAAACCGCACCCTCCCATCCGTTGACCGACGAAGAACTACAGAAGGTCAAGACCCTCCTGGGCCGCGAGCCGAATCAAACGGAGTTGGCGATTTTTTCAGTAATGTGGAGCGAGCATTGCAGCTACAAGAGCTCCAAAGTTCACCTGAAGCGTTTTCCAACCGAAGGCGAAGCAGTCCTTCATGGACCGGGAGAAAACGCCGGCGTGGTGGATATTGGTGAGGGCTGGGTTGCCGTCTTCAAGATCGAAAGTCATAACCACCCCTCTTTTATCGAACCCTACCAGGGGGCGGCGACCGGTGTCGGTGGAATTCTCCGTGATATCTTTACGATGGGTGCCAGACCCATTGCCCTCCTCAACTCCCTTCGCTTTGGGCCGCTTGAAAATCCGAAGAATCGCTATCTCCTGGAACATGTGGTGGCAGGTATTGCCGGTTATGGCAATTGTATCGGCGTACCAACTGTGGGTGGGGAGATCTGCTTTAATGAGATCTACTCGAAAAACCCCCTTGTGAATGTCTTCTGTTTAGGGATTGCGAAACGGGAGGATATTGTCACAGCGGCAGCCGGCGGCGTCGGGAATCCGCTGATCTATGTCGGCTCCAGGACCGGTCGGGACGGCATACATGGCGCGACCATGGCGAGCGCGGAGTTGACCCAGTCCGCGGAGAAACGGCATACCGTTCAGGTCGGAGATCCTTTTACAGAAAAACTTCTTTTAGAAGCCTGTCTCGAACTGATGAAAAAAGAGTGGGTTGTTGGCATTCAGGATATGGGTGCAGCCGGATTGACCAGCTCAGCTGCCGAGATGGCTGATCGGGGTGAGGTCGGGCTGGACATTGATGTCTCGCATGTTCCCCGCCGAGAAGAGGGCATGACGCCGGAAGAGGTGATGATCTCGGAGTCTCAGGAAAGGATGCTCCTGGTGGTCCGGAAGGGAAAAGAGACGGAAGTGGCGGAGATATTTGAGAAATGGGATCTCGACATGTCGGTCATCGGACAGGTAACGGAGGACCGTTTTCTGACCATAAGAGAGGGCGATCGCGTTGTGGCCCGTATCCCGGTAGCGGCCCTGACCGCTGAGGCGCCGGTCTACAACCGGCCGATAATGCAGCCGCGTTTCCAGGAGTTCATTCAGTCACTCAATATGGATGCCATCCAGGAACCGAAGTCCTATTCGGATGCTCTCCTTGCACTTCTCGATTCCCCCGCCCTGGCGAGCAAAGAGTGGGTTTACCAACAGTATGATCACATGGTGCGGACAAATACCGTTATCGGGCCCGGCGCGGGTGCAGCTGTGATTCGCTTGAAAGGCAGCAATCGGGCATTGGCCATGACCGTGGATGGCAATAGCGGTTATTGTCTTTTGAATCCCTATTATGGCGGAGCAATCGCGGTCGCGGAAGCGGCGCGAAACCTGGTTTGTGTCGGGGCAAAGCCGATCGCGCTGAGCGACTGCCTCAACTTTGGAAATCCGGAACGCCCGGAGACTATGTGGCATTTTGCTGCCGTGATTGAGGGGATGAGCGATGCCTGTAAAAATTTCAATGTCCCCGTGATCAGCGGGAATGTCAGTTTTTACAATGAGTCCAAGGACCTCGGGATTTATCCGACGCCTGTTGTCGGGATGGTCGGACTGATCGAGGATGTCCGGACGGTGCTGACTGCCGGATTCAAGGTACCAGATGAGAAGATCGTTCTGATTGGCGAAACCCTGGATGAACTTGGTGGAAGTGAATATCTGAAGGTCCTTCACTCTCAGGAGCGAGGCTACCCCCCCATGCTACATTTTGATAAAGAAAAGGGACTCCACGATCTGATTCTAAAAGCGGCCGGAGAAAACCTCTTGAGTTCTGCCCACGATTGTTCCGAGGGCGGGCTCGCGGTGGCCCTGGCAGAATCATGCCTCTTGTCCCCCATATCCGTGGGTGCTATCATTAGACTTGAACCGGTTTCAATCCGGATGGATGCTTATTTGTTCAGCGAGTCACAGTCCCGTGTTATTGTTACGGTAAAGAAAGAGGATCTTCCCCGATTGCAGGAACTGATCGCTGAAATGTCGCTCTCCGCCTCCGTTTTAGGCCTTACAGGAGGGTCTGCCCTGGATATTCAGGGTGAAGGTTTCTCTGGATCGGTCATTCATCTCCCCCTGGAGAAGATGAGGGAGGTTCATTCAAAGGGTCTCAAAAAGTTTTTTCAGGATGTTGAAAATGGATGA
- the pdxH gene encoding pyridoxamine 5'-phosphate oxidase: protein MKESSDPIARFTAVFEVAKNTFPYDATACTLATTGSGGKPSARVVLLKDFDDCGFVIYTNLESRKGKEMSTTPYAALCFYWPQLNVQVRIEGLVAQVSHAEADAYFATRPRGTQIGAWASRQSAPFSDRSELEKRIKIYEEKFVGEDVPRPPFWSGFRIISEKIEFWTAKEDRLHDRVLYTREDRKWTIDRLYP from the coding sequence ATGAAAGAATCCTCAGACCCGATAGCACGATTCACTGCTGTTTTTGAGGTGGCAAAGAATACATTTCCGTATGATGCAACGGCCTGCACCCTCGCCACAACGGGGTCGGGTGGGAAGCCATCGGCACGCGTGGTCCTACTCAAAGACTTTGATGACTGCGGCTTTGTTATTTATACAAACCTGGAAAGCCGGAAGGGGAAGGAGATGAGCACCACCCCGTATGCCGCTCTTTGTTTCTATTGGCCTCAACTCAATGTGCAGGTGCGGATTGAAGGGCTAGTCGCACAGGTGAGCCATGCGGAAGCCGATGCCTACTTTGCAACCCGGCCCCGCGGCACGCAGATCGGGGCATGGGCCTCCAGACAGAGCGCGCCTTTCTCAGACCGGTCCGAACTTGAAAAACGCATAAAAATATACGAAGAAAAATTTGTAGGAGAAGATGTCCCCCGTCCGCCATTCTGGTCCGGATTCCGCATCATTTCAGAAAAGATTGAATTCTGGACGGCAAAAGAAGACCGGCTGCATGACCGTGTACTTTACACCCGCGAGGATAGAAAGTGGACAATCGACCGGCTCTACCCCTAA
- a CDS encoding prepilin-type N-terminal cleavage/methylation domain-containing protein, whose translation MIRVKRNSSQKKDLPLWKRARGILSDSAGFTLVELMIVVTIIGIISSIGTVLYSNFIQKTRETSVIVYLRYINKAQTEYRFFDDGYTREFEDLEKTGSLPKKYNNNITEVGDQQRILENYLITLQKQQGEWFARAEPVDLSTDRRWFYIDETGVARFEQGKTANATSPKL comes from the coding sequence TTGATACGTGTAAAGAGAAACTCTTCCCAAAAAAAGGACCTCCCTTTATGGAAACGTGCAAGAGGGATTTTGTCGGATTCCGCCGGCTTTACCTTAGTAGAACTTATGATCGTTGTGACCATTATCGGGATAATTTCTTCCATTGGAACTGTTTTATACAGTAACTTTATCCAGAAGACCCGCGAAACCAGTGTTATTGTCTATCTGAGGTATATCAATAAGGCACAAACAGAGTATCGTTTTTTTGACGATGGGTACACCAGAGAATTTGAGGATCTAGAGAAAACAGGAAGCCTGCCTAAAAAATACAACAACAACATCACAGAAGTGGGAGATCAACAACGAATACTGGAAAACTACCTCATCACACTTCAGAAACAACAGGGTGAATGGTTTGCAAGAGCCGAACCGGTTGATCTAAGTACAGACCGTCGGTGGTTTTATATTGACGAGACCGGCGTGGCCCGATTCGAACAGGGGAAAACAGCCAATGCAACCAGTCCTAAGCTCTGA
- the purS gene encoding phosphoribosylformylglycinamidine synthase subunit PurS has protein sequence MKAKVYVIPKDGILDPQGKAVERALTVLGFKQVKEVRVGRFLELVLDPAEGDTSEKTVKEMCEKLLANTIVESYRYELDTEG, from the coding sequence ATGAAGGCAAAAGTTTATGTGATACCGAAGGATGGGATCTTGGATCCTCAGGGGAAGGCTGTTGAACGCGCACTGACCGTGCTTGGATTTAAGCAGGTGAAGGAGGTTCGTGTCGGGAGATTTCTGGAATTGGTTCTGGATCCTGCAGAAGGGGATACTTCTGAAAAGACGGTTAAAGAGATGTGTGAAAAACTCTTGGCAAATACTATTGTCGAGAGTTATCGCTATGAATTGGATACGGAGGGTTGA
- the purQ gene encoding phosphoribosylformylglycinamidine synthase subunit PurQ, giving the protein MRIGIIVFPGSNCDHDCRFVTRDLLGEPTLSIWHKETKLPPLDLVIIPGGFSYGDYLRPGAIARFSPVMDAVIDFAKQGGYVLGICNGFQILVEVGLLPGTLLRNHSMKFICKTISIRVENNQTPFTSQYQSGQVLSIPIAHAEGNYFIDPSSLKDLNKKKQILFRYVTKTGETSEGANPNGSVEHVAGLCNEAGNILGMMPHPERASDPLLGGDDGIGVFRSLQAAQAKDL; this is encoded by the coding sequence ATGCGTATTGGTATCATTGTTTTTCCAGGATCGAACTGCGACCATGACTGCCGCTTTGTCACGCGGGATCTTCTGGGGGAACCCACGCTTTCCATATGGCACAAAGAAACAAAGCTCCCTCCTCTCGATCTTGTGATCATTCCCGGGGGATTTTCATATGGAGATTATCTTCGTCCGGGTGCGATCGCCCGTTTTTCCCCGGTCATGGATGCCGTCATTGATTTTGCCAAGCAGGGGGGATACGTGCTTGGCATTTGTAATGGCTTTCAGATCTTGGTCGAAGTCGGATTATTGCCTGGGACTTTGCTTCGAAATCACTCGATGAAATTTATTTGTAAAACGATATCGATTCGCGTTGAAAATAATCAGACCCCCTTTACCTCCCAGTATCAGTCGGGCCAGGTTCTTTCTATTCCCATTGCTCATGCAGAAGGGAACTACTTTATTGATCCTTCTTCCCTCAAAGATCTTAATAAGAAAAAGCAGATCCTTTTTCGATATGTGACGAAAACGGGAGAGACCTCAGAGGGGGCCAATCCGAATGGATCAGTCGAACATGTTGCGGGTCTTTGTAATGAGGCGGGGAATATCCTCGGGATGATGCCTCATCCTGAGCGGGCATCCGACCCGCTTTTGGGAGGGGACGATGGCATCGGGGTCTTTCGCTCACTACAGGCCGCTCAGGCAAAGGACCTATGA